Proteins co-encoded in one Acidobacteriota bacterium genomic window:
- a CDS encoding PD40 domain-containing protein, with product MKWLTGVSPFTGASDSLIAKSGVPKTLPSISESNPDIPSPLDQIVKRALKKDRDDRYQYFSQLRNDLKGLLRDSHTESFDYSFDNRTLLQSDPDKDTRGARSTKNIAAVRRISAAWVIAPVLLIALALAAYWEFLYAASDGINPFQSTKLDILTAHGLALAVAISPDGRYIAYAKSEEDGRQSVWLRQTASVGDTQISPPGQTKYDFLKFSPDGNSLFSVATEGEGQPPSLFQMTTLGLNRRKMVADVNSQITFSPDGANVAFIRVTKADNSIIIVDNLGANERILKTRTFPEVFGDEISWSPDGRLIAAPTLTRGATYAGGMAVVDVATGTETRIPLKEVNLLRISQLAWVNDGQGLIYMPYAANMGQRYQIRYAAYPTGEIQNVTNDLTSYDDFSMTADSQTIVAVQREYSMGIWLTAENDFSTAVGINSKTAADDGERGVTWTKDGRIVFVSSEGGAQNIWRMNPDGSDPKPLTTDYKVGKAYPSLSMAGDAITYHYRDTDPVTKEPLPGNTFYQMDSDGQNSRRLIAHHDVAYATASVNAEWVVYTSRADGILRIWKAPITGGEAVRLTDVDSTWPALSRDGRTIAYFINEKSQPLRIGISSIDGGPPLKTIELPSTTTIDAGLAWNKAGNGVLFVNTLGTTSNIWTQPLDGTKPSQLTAFKEFQIASFALNAEGNRLAVARGSRNRNVVLIKNIEKK from the coding sequence ATGAAATGGCTCACCGGCGTGTCGCCATTCACGGGCGCCAGTGATAGCTTAATTGCTAAATCTGGAGTTCCTAAGACTCTGCCCTCGATCTCAGAATCAAACCCTGACATTCCTTCCCCGCTGGACCAGATCGTCAAACGAGCGCTGAAGAAAGATCGTGACGACCGATATCAGTACTTTTCACAATTGCGCAACGACCTTAAAGGGCTTCTCCGCGATTCACACACCGAGTCGTTCGATTATTCCTTTGACAACAGAACCCTGCTGCAATCGGACCCTGACAAAGACACGCGAGGCGCGAGATCAACGAAGAATATCGCTGCGGTCCGCAGGATTTCCGCCGCCTGGGTTATCGCTCCGGTCTTGCTGATCGCTCTCGCCCTTGCGGCATATTGGGAGTTTTTGTATGCCGCGAGTGACGGTATCAACCCTTTTCAGTCGACAAAGCTGGACATTTTGACCGCTCACGGCCTTGCCCTTGCCGTTGCGATCTCGCCTGACGGCAGATACATTGCCTACGCAAAGAGCGAGGAAGATGGACGCCAGAGCGTTTGGCTGCGCCAAACGGCCAGCGTCGGCGATACGCAAATTTCCCCTCCGGGCCAGACGAAATACGATTTTTTGAAGTTTTCACCCGATGGGAATTCACTGTTTTCGGTCGCGACCGAGGGCGAAGGCCAGCCGCCGTCGCTTTTTCAAATGACGACCCTCGGGCTTAATCGCCGCAAAATGGTCGCCGACGTTAACAGCCAGATCACCTTCTCGCCGGACGGAGCCAACGTTGCGTTCATCCGCGTCACAAAAGCCGATAATTCGATCATCATCGTTGATAATCTGGGAGCGAACGAGCGAATTTTGAAGACCCGAACATTTCCCGAGGTTTTTGGGGATGAGATTTCATGGTCACCGGATGGACGCCTCATCGCTGCTCCAACGCTGACCCGCGGCGCGACGTACGCGGGCGGAATGGCCGTGGTCGACGTTGCTACCGGTACCGAAACCCGAATTCCATTGAAAGAAGTGAACCTGCTGCGCATCAGCCAACTCGCCTGGGTCAACGATGGCCAGGGGCTGATCTATATGCCCTATGCCGCGAATATGGGACAGCGTTACCAGATCCGATATGCGGCTTATCCGACCGGCGAGATCCAAAATGTCACAAATGACCTCACGAGCTACGATGATTTCAGTATGACGGCTGACTCGCAGACTATCGTTGCAGTACAGCGTGAATATTCGATGGGCATTTGGCTAACGGCGGAAAACGATTTTTCGACGGCGGTCGGGATTAACTCAAAAACGGCCGCAGATGATGGCGAACGCGGTGTTACGTGGACGAAGGATGGCAGGATCGTTTTTGTTTCCAGCGAGGGCGGGGCTCAAAATATCTGGCGAATGAATCCCGACGGCAGTGATCCAAAACCCCTGACCACCGACTATAAGGTGGGAAAGGCGTATCCGTCACTTTCGATGGCTGGTGACGCGATAACTTATCATTATCGAGACACTGACCCGGTTACCAAGGAGCCCTTGCCGGGCAACACTTTTTATCAGATGGACTCAGACGGGCAGAACAGCCGTCGTTTAATAGCTCATCATGACGTTGCGTACGCAACAGCCTCTGTAAATGCAGAATGGGTGGTTTACACCAGCCGAGCAGACGGGATATTGCGGATCTGGAAAGCACCGATCACCGGAGGCGAGGCCGTCAGGCTAACGGATGTCGATTCCACCTGGCCGGCACTATCGCGGGACGGCCGAACAATCGCATATTTTATCAATGAAAAAAGCCAACCTTTAAGAATCGGCATCAGCTCGATAGACGGCGGCCCACCGCTTAAGACCATTGAACTCCCCTCGACAACAACCATCGACGCCGGCCTCGCATGGAATAAGGCCGGCAATGGCGTCCTCTTTGTGAATACGCTCGGTACTACTTCAAATATCTGGACCCAGCCGCTCGATGGAACAAAACCGTCTCAACTCACCGCCTTCAAGGAGTTTCAGATCGCCAGTTTCGCCCTTAACGCGGAGGGCAATCGACTGGCCGTCGCCCGCGGTTCGCGAAATCGGAATGTTGTGTTGATAAAGAATATTGAAAAAAAATAA
- a CDS encoding serine/threonine protein kinase: MNPERLKQIEEIYHAASEMPDAEREAYLVEKCGDDNDLRSEVDSLLSIESSSDVFIDASPASLAADMFSVEEKPANLVGKVVGHYKLVKLIGTGGMGEVYLAEDSMLRRKIALKILPSRFENDPERKKRFEKEARAVSALNHPNIITIHEIGTVEDFSFMATEYIDGQTLRKLIAERTFSWQEAVKIAIQIADAMESAHSVGIIHRDIKPANIMIRRDGIVKVLDFGLAKLTSPDSNDLETREHTAPHRVMGTINYMSPEQAMGEIIDERTDIFSFGVVLNEMAHRRVAIHGRQ; the protein is encoded by the coding sequence ATGAACCCGGAACGCCTAAAACAGATCGAAGAGATCTACCACGCCGCGTCTGAAATGCCGGACGCTGAGCGTGAGGCTTATCTCGTTGAAAAGTGCGGCGATGACAACGATCTTCGGAGTGAAGTCGACTCACTCCTCTCGATTGAAAGCTCTTCTGATGTCTTTATCGACGCCTCGCCGGCTTCGCTGGCCGCCGATATGTTTTCTGTCGAGGAAAAACCGGCCAACCTCGTCGGAAAAGTGGTCGGACATTATAAACTCGTTAAACTCATCGGCACGGGCGGTATGGGCGAGGTGTATCTCGCAGAGGATTCGATGCTTCGGCGTAAGATCGCACTCAAAATATTGCCATCGAGGTTCGAGAACGATCCGGAACGAAAAAAACGTTTTGAAAAGGAAGCCCGGGCCGTTTCAGCACTAAATCATCCAAATATAATCACGATCCACGAGATAGGAACGGTCGAAGACTTCAGCTTCATGGCGACCGAGTATATTGACGGGCAGACACTTCGTAAACTGATCGCCGAAAGGACGTTTTCGTGGCAGGAAGCCGTCAAAATTGCCATTCAGATCGCCGACGCCATGGAGTCGGCGCATTCGGTCGGCATTATCCACCGCGACATCAAACCAGCCAATATTATGATCCGCCGCGATGGGATCGTTAAGGTGCTGGATTTTGGCCTGGCGAAACTGACCTCACCGGATTCGAATGATCTCGAAACCCGCGAACACACCGCCCCGCATCGCGTGATGGGCACGATCAACTATATGTCGCCCGAGCAGGCGATGGGCGAAATAATTGATGAGCGTACCGACATTTTTAGTTTCGGCGTCGTGCTTAATGAAATGGCTCACCGGCGTGTCGCCATTCACGGGCGCCAGTGA
- a CDS encoding sigma-70 family RNA polymerase sigma factor translates to MDDASHQITILLTDWSKGDELALEQLMPLVYDELRRMARSYMRSQPSGHTFQTTELIHETYVKLAKQDGPNWQNRAHFFGVAAQAMRHILVDYARSKKRQKRRGWRDRVTLADSMAVSNFKSDQIVALDDALTTLTALDARKGRVVELKFFGGLTIEEIAEVLKISTDSVKRDWRFSRRWLMRELALIS, encoded by the coding sequence ATGGATGATGCCTCGCATCAGATCACAATTCTTCTGACTGACTGGAGCAAGGGCGACGAACTTGCACTTGAGCAGTTGATGCCGCTTGTTTATGACGAGCTGAGGCGGATGGCGAGGAGCTATATGCGAAGCCAGCCGTCCGGGCATACGTTTCAGACAACGGAGCTGATCCACGAAACCTACGTAAAGCTCGCCAAGCAGGACGGACCAAACTGGCAGAACCGAGCGCATTTTTTCGGAGTTGCCGCGCAGGCGATGCGGCATATTCTGGTCGATTACGCGCGCTCGAAGAAACGCCAAAAACGCCGTGGCTGGCGGGATCGAGTGACGCTAGCCGACAGCATGGCAGTTTCAAACTTTAAGTCAGATCAGATCGTCGCTCTGGACGACGCTTTAACGACGCTGACCGCTCTCGATGCACGCAAGGGCCGCGTCGTCGAGCTCAAATTCTTCGGCGGGCTAACGATAGAGGAGATCGCCGAGGTACTGAAGATATCGACCGATTCGGTGAAACGTGACTGGCGTTTTTCGCGGAGGTGGCTGATGCGTGAATTGGCCTTGATTTCTTAA